In a single window of the Micromonospora inositola genome:
- a CDS encoding tyrosine-type recombinase/integrase: MSAQTLALFRAHRRQQTADRLAAGERWQDRGLVFPSKVGTPRDPDHIDRTWHKIRAAADLDWLRLHDLRHACATFLLVSGASPRTVMKVLGHSQIGLTMNTYAHVLPDIERAAVDEAAKHLFG, encoded by the coding sequence GTGTCGGCGCAGACCCTCGCACTCTTCCGCGCCCATCGCCGGCAGCAAACCGCGGACCGACTGGCGGCGGGGGAGCGGTGGCAGGATCGCGGCCTGGTCTTCCCGTCCAAGGTCGGGACGCCGAGGGACCCGGACCACATCGACCGGACCTGGCACAAGATCCGGGCTGCGGCCGACCTCGACTGGCTGCGCCTGCACGACCTGCGTCATGCCTGCGCCACGTTCCTGCTCGTCTCAGGAGCGTCGCCACGAACGGTGATGAAGGTGCTCGGGCACAGCCAGATCGGGTTGACGATGAACACGTACGCCCACGTCCTGCCGGATATCGAGCGGGCCGCCGTGGACGAGGCCGCGAAGCACCTCTTCGGGTGA
- a CDS encoding alpha/beta hydrolase, whose product MEPDVLGPPYERQTIDLGTDDEGAVVATLVRRRADRPTGRAVLYVHGFVDYFFQTHVADFFAERGWDFYALDLRKYGRSLLSHQTPNFCHDLSEYFPELDAAAKIIRADEGHETLLAMGHSTGGLIISLWAHARREAGLVDGLFLNSPFFDINAPWLVRRPLAAAVSRLGRRAPHRVLPFGLGTVYGESLHADHRGEWRYDLAWKPLAGFPVRAGWINAIRTAQRQLRAGLDIPVPVLLACSTRSFRGNKWHDSATLADAVLDVEHMVRWAPRLGRHVTLARFDGGLHDLTLSSPAVREQVFTEAGRWAEAFLGAGPTEPAPAGPPAARRPADDRAGATAEG is encoded by the coding sequence GTGGAACCGGACGTGCTGGGACCGCCGTACGAGCGGCAGACGATCGACCTGGGCACCGACGACGAGGGAGCGGTCGTCGCGACCCTGGTCCGCCGCCGGGCCGACCGCCCGACCGGGCGGGCGGTGCTGTACGTGCATGGCTTCGTCGACTACTTCTTCCAGACCCACGTCGCCGACTTCTTCGCCGAGCGCGGCTGGGACTTCTACGCCCTCGACCTGCGGAAGTACGGTCGCAGCCTGCTGTCGCACCAGACCCCGAACTTCTGCCACGACCTGAGCGAGTACTTCCCCGAACTGGACGCCGCCGCGAAGATCATCCGCGCCGACGAGGGGCACGAAACCCTGCTCGCCATGGGCCACTCCACCGGCGGACTGATCATCTCGCTCTGGGCGCACGCCCGCCGCGAGGCCGGCCTGGTCGACGGCCTCTTTCTGAACAGCCCGTTCTTCGACATCAACGCGCCCTGGCTGGTCCGTCGACCCCTCGCGGCCGCCGTCTCCCGGCTGGGCCGCCGGGCGCCGCACCGCGTCCTCCCCTTCGGGCTCGGCACCGTGTACGGCGAGAGCCTGCACGCCGACCACCGGGGTGAGTGGCGCTACGACCTGGCCTGGAAGCCGCTCGCCGGGTTCCCTGTCCGAGCCGGGTGGATCAACGCCATCCGTACCGCTCAGCGCCAGCTACGCGCCGGGCTGGACATCCCGGTGCCGGTGCTGCTGGCCTGCTCGACCCGGAGCTTCCGGGGCAACAAGTGGCACGACTCGGCCACCCTCGCCGACGCCGTGCTCGACGTGGAGCACATGGTCCGCTGGGCGCCCCGGCTCGGCCGGCACGTCACCCTCGCTCGCTTCGACGGCGGGCTGCACGACCTGACGCTCTCCAGCCCCGCCGTACGGGAACAGGTCTTCACCGAGGCCGGGCGGTGGGCGGAGGCCTTCCTCGGCGCCGGCCCCACCGAGCCGGCGCCGGCCGGGCCGCCGGCGGCCCGGCGGCCGGCCGACGACCGGGCCGGCGCGACCGCCGAAGGCTGA
- a CDS encoding HPF/RaiA family ribosome-associated protein, producing the protein MSAVANPATVAGCLRVGAGFSQGDRNWIAEQFATLDARLAGFHADATELEVSVKDREARGQKVTLECWVAGRQKIVTTSSEEDLHAALNDVRDDLRRRLNDAKTRQEPRHNKHLRDNGRPDTDQAGERDELPAADPARADAETV; encoded by the coding sequence ATGAGCGCCGTGGCGAACCCCGCGACCGTGGCCGGGTGCCTGCGCGTCGGCGCCGGGTTCTCCCAGGGGGACCGGAACTGGATCGCCGAGCAGTTCGCGACCCTGGACGCCCGGCTGGCCGGGTTCCACGCCGACGCCACCGAGCTGGAGGTGTCGGTCAAGGACCGCGAGGCCCGGGGGCAGAAGGTCACGCTGGAGTGCTGGGTCGCCGGCCGGCAGAAGATCGTCACCACCTCCAGCGAGGAGGACCTGCACGCCGCGCTCAACGACGTCCGCGACGACCTGCGCCGGCGGCTCAACGACGCCAAGACCCGACAGGAGCCCCGGCACAACAAGCACCTGCGGGACAACGGCCGGCCCGACACCGACCAGGCCGGGGAGCGGGACGAGCTGCCCGCCGCCGACCCGGCCCGGGCCGACGCGGAGACCGTCTGA